A window of the Lactuca sativa cultivar Salinas chromosome 5, Lsat_Salinas_v11, whole genome shotgun sequence genome harbors these coding sequences:
- the LOC111914851 gene encoding ABC transporter I family member 17 — MEVFEVDQPEHLLLVNEDEHGGFSGSEAKIEVKNLWRFSDKGVSILQNVSLDIPRGKIIGIIGPSGSGKSTLLRALNRLWEPASGTVFLDGKDITGLDVLQLRRKVGMLFQLPVLFEGTVADNIRYGPQLKGKKLSDQEVYKLLTFADLDSSFFNKHGNELSVGQAQRVALARTLANEPEVLLLDEPTSALDPISTQNIEDLMMKLKSSKGMTIVMVSHSIKQIQRIADVVCVLVGGEIVEVVNSDKLSEAKHPMATRFLQLSS; from the exons ATGGAGGTTTTCGAAG TTGATCAGCCGGAACATTTACTGTTAGTGAACGAAGACGAGCATGGTGGGTTTAGTGGATCAGAAGCCAAAATCGAGGTGAAGAATTTGTGGAGATTTTCAGATAAAGGAGTTTCCATCCTTCAGAACGTAAGTCTGGACATACCTAGAGGCAAAATCATCGGAATCATAGGCCCGAGTGGTAGCGGTAAGTCTACGCTATTAAGGGCACTCAACCGTCTATGGGAACCAGCTTCCGGCACGGTGTTCCTTGACGGAAAAGATATCACCGGCCTTGATGTTCTTCAGCTGCGGCGAAAAGTCGGTATGCTGTTTCAGCTTCCTGTTTTGTTCGAAG GGACAGTTGCAGACAACATAAGATATGGGCCACAGCTGAAAGGAAAGAAACTAAGCGATCAAGAAGTGTACAAGTTGCTGACATTTGCTGATCTTGACTCCTCTTTCTTCAACAAACATGGCAACGAACTATCTGTTGGTCAAGCTCAAAGAGTTGCACTTGCTAGAACATTAGCCAATGAGCCAGAG GTTCTGTTATTAGATGAGCCAACAAGTGCTTTGGATCCAATATCGACACAGAACATAGAAGATTTGATGATGAAGTTGAAGAGTAGTAAAGGGATGACGATTGTTATGGTTTCCCACAGCATTAAACAAATTCAAAGGATTGCAGACGTGGTTTGTGTGCTTGTAGGTGGTGAAATTGTTGAAGTTGTGAATTCAGACAAACTCTCAGAAGCTAAGCATCCTATGGCAACCAGATTTCTTCAACTCAGTTCTTGA
- the LOC111914850 gene encoding uncharacterized protein LOC111914850 yields the protein MDKKKYPIGAEHYVLYEEIGQGGNAYVYRAKCLDNNEVVAIKVLDFEQGNCDLNNVSRESQIMMLVDHPNVLKSHCSFVNDHNLWVVMPFMAGGSCLHMLKAFHPEGFEEVVIATILRETLKALEYLHHHGHIHRDVKAGNILISDQGAIKLGDFGVSACLFDSGDRQRVRNTFVGTPCWMAPEVMEQLHGYDFKADIWSFGITALELAHGHAPFSKYPPMKVLLMTLQNAPPGFDYERDNKFSKSFKQMTASCLVKDPSKRPSAKKLLKHYFFKQARSNDFIVRKLLEGLPTIGDRLQALKQKEEDMLAQKEIPDGQKEEMSQNEYKRGISGWNFDLEDVKAQASLLQDEDSVAEKYQLGSMNSFPGTGLNERKLQHQLSSLSEASESAEIDPSALAPLSIKCEKSEDELSVGSNSGQMVSANSSPRADNSSEFDRIPSHSHQRAASWDSEKLQGQFSRVPSCNGAASGDEHDDKAKGHRVQQRGRFKVTSESIDFDKAAAAPPPIMQKSHSMQIIPQNPIGHQNNLPMPALQFILQTTTLQRDCILSLMKANSPADSNLNIDGGCPSANLPILDKPMLDASSNREKDLLNEITYLQWRLACAQEELQKCRIENPQV from the exons ATGGACAAGAAGAAATACCCGATCGGAGCGGAGCACTATGTGCTGTATGAGGAGATTGGGCAAGGTGGTAACGCCTATGTTTACAGGGCCAAGTGTCTCGACAACAATGAGGTTGTGGCTATCAAAGTTCTCGATTTTGAACAAGGAAACTGCGATTTG AACAACGTGTCACGGGAGTCTCAGATAATGATGCTGGTTGATCATCCAAATGTTCTTAAATCACACTGCTCCTTTGTAAATGACCATAACTTATGGGTTGTTATGCCTTTTATGGCTGGTGGCTCTTGTCTTCATATGTTGAAGGCTTTTCATCCTGAGGGTTTTGAAGAAGTTGTTATTGCAACTATACTGCGTGAGACATTAAAGGCATTGGAGTATCTTCATCATCATGGCCACATTCATCGAGATGTCAAA GCTGGGAACATTCTTATTAGTGACCAAGGTGCAATCAAGCTGGGTGATTTTGGTGTTTCAGCTTGCTTATTTGATTCAGGTGACAGACAACGTGTTAGGAATACTTTTGTTGGGACACCATGCTG GATGGCCCCTGAGGTTATGGAGCAATTACATGGATACGACTTCAA GGCTGATATATGGTCTTTTGGTATAACAGCTCTGGAGCTTGCTCATGGGCATGCTCCTTTCTCTAAATATCCCCCAATGAAG GTTTTGCTAATGACCTTGCAAAATGCACCCCCTGGTTTTGATTATGAGAGGGACAATAAGTTTTCCAAG TCTTTTAAGCAGATGACTGCAAGTTGTCTGGTCAAAGATCCTTCAAAGCGCCCTTCTGCAAAGAAGCTTTTGAAGCATTATTTTTTCAAACAAGCCAGATCAAATGATTTTATAGTACGTAAGCTTCTAGAAGGCCTCCCAACAATTGGTGATCGTCTTCAAGCACTAAAG CAAAAGGAGGAAGATATGCTTGCTCAAAAGGAAATTCCAGATGGGCAGAAAGAAGAAATGTCACAG AACGAATACAAAAGAGGGATCAGTGGATGGAACTTTGACCTTGAAGATGTCAAGGCACAAGCTTCCTTG CTCCAAGATGAGGACTCTGTAGCTGAGAAATATCAGTTGGGAAGCATGAATTCCTTCCCCGGGACAGGTCTTAATGAAAGAAAGCTTCAGCATCAGTTGTCATCCTTGAGTGAAGCTTCAGAAAGTGCAGAAATT GATCCATCTGCGCTGGCTCCTTTATCCAT AAAATGCGAGAAATCTGAAGATGAGTTAAGCGTTGGTTCTAACAGCGGACAAATGGTTTCAGCAAATTCTTCTCCTCGTGCTGATAATTCCAGTGAGTTCGATCGCATTCCTTCTCATTCTCACCAGAGGGCAGCTTCATGGGATAG TGAGAAGCTGCAAGGTCAGTTCTCTAGAGTCCCTAGTTGCAATGGAGCAGCAAGTGGTGATGAACATGATGACAAAGCAAAAGGTCATCGTGTCCAACAAAGAGGCCGTTTTAAGGTTACTTCCGAGAGTATCGACTTTGACAAG GCAGCAGCAGCCCCACCCCCCATAATGCAGAAGAGTCATAGCATGCAG ATAATACCCCAAAATCCCATTGGTCACCAGAACAATCTTCCTATGCCTGCCCTGCAGTTTATTTTGCAGACAACTACTCTTCAAAGG GATTGCATATTGAGTCTAATGAAGGCAAACTCCCCTGCCGATTCTAACTTAAATATAGATGGAGGATGCCCATCTGCAAACTTACCCATACTAGATAAACCCATG CTGGATGCAAGCAGCAATAGGGAAAAGGATTTACTTAATGAAATAACTTATTTACAATGGAGGCTCGCATGTGCACAAGAGGAGCTCCAGAAATGCCGAATTGAGAATCCCCAG GTCTGA